A single Limanda limanda chromosome 19, fLimLim1.1, whole genome shotgun sequence DNA region contains:
- the zcchc17 gene encoding nucleolar protein of 40 kDa yields the protein MSDSDGQAKEPAGLEGLPPLYSIAKGEVVSVQTYGAFVRLPGYKKEGLVHVSEMSASRVENASEIVDMGEQVWIKVIGKEIRDEKVKMSFSMKAVNQGTGRDLDPNNVNAEQDARRRKMFRDHSGNRITLDAVLNTTCKKCGCKGHFTKDCFTTPGLQYALLPEEEAGGPRQQQQQQQQPSTAALMPESDKKKKKKKEKKMKKRKRERKESDSDSSHSSECKTKKRRHDPTHDKEDKKKHKKHKKHKSHKHC from the exons ATGTCTGACAGTGATGGTCAAGCCAAGGAGCCGGCTGGATTGGAAGGTCTGCCACCACTTTACAGCATCGCCAAGGGAGAAGTGGTTTCTGTGCAGACCTATGGAGCTTTTGTTCGACTGCCAGGATACAAGAAGGAAG GCCTGGTTCATGTGAGTGAGATGTCGGCCTCACGGGTTGAGAACGCCTCCGAAATAGTCGATATGGGAGAACAGGTGTGGATTAAAGTCATTGGGAAAGAG ATTCGTGATGAGAAGGTGAAGATGTCCTTCTCAATGAAAGCTGTCAATCAGGGAACAGGGCGGGACCTGGACCCCAATAATGTCAATGCCGA gCAGGATGCGAGGCGACGTAAGATGTTCAGAGACCATTCTGGCAACAGGATCACACTGGACGCTGTGCTCAACACGACGTGTAAGAAGTGCGGCTGCAAAg gtcactttaCAAAGGACTGTTTCACTACTCCGGGCTTGCAGTACGCTCTTTTGCCtgaagaggaggctggaggaccacggcagcagcaacagcaacaacagcagccctCAACAGCTGCTCTTATGCCAGAGtcagacaaaaagaagaagaaaaagaag gagaagaaaatgaagaagaggaagagggagaggaaggagtcAGACAGCgacagcagccacagcagcgAGTGCAAAACCAAGAAGAGGCGTCACGACCCCACTCATGACAAAGAGGACAAGAAGAAACATAAGAAACATAAGAAACATAAATCTCACAAACACtgctaa
- the snrnp40 gene encoding U5 small nuclear ribonucleoprotein 40 kDa protein → MIEQKKRAADMAVVPAAAKRPRTELVAAAQSQQLVAMGPPRSSSLQAPIMLMSGHEGEVYCCKFHPNGATLASSGFDRLILMWNVYGDCENYATLKGHSGAVMELHYNTDGSMLFSASTDKTVGVWDSETGERMKRLKGHTSFVNSCYPARRGPQLVCTGSDDGTVKLWDIRKKGAIHTFQNTYQVLAVTFNDTSDQILSGGIDNDIKVWDLRQNKLIYNMHGHGDSVTGLALSSEGSYLLSNSMDNTVRIWDVRPFAPKERCVKIFQGNVHNFEKNLLRCSWSSDGSKIAAGSADRFVYIWDTTSRRILYKLPGHAGSVNEVAFHPEESIVMSGSSDKRLYLGEIQ, encoded by the exons ATGATTGAGCAGAAGAAGCGAGCCGCGGACATGGCGGTGGTTCCGGCCGCGGCGAAGCGGCCCCGGACCGAGCTGGTGGCGGCGGCGCAGTCCCAGCAACTCGTGGCGATG GGGCCCCCCCGGAGCTCCAGCCTGCAGGCCCCCATCATGCTGATGTCTGGCCACGAGGGCGAGGTGTACTGCTGCAAGTTTCATCCCAACGGAGCCACGCTGGCTTCCTCTGGATTTGACAGACTTATAC TGATGTGGAATGTGTACGGAGATTGTGAGAATTATGCCACTCTGAAGGGCCACAgcggagcagtgatggagctgCACTACAACACAGATGGCAG CATGCTCTTCTCAGCGAGCACAGACAAGACTGTAGGTGTgtgggacagtgagacaggtgagaggatgAAGCGTCTGAAGGGCCACACCTCCTTCGTTAACAGCTGCTACCCAGCCCGCCGAGGGCCCCAGCTGGTCTGCACCGGCAGCGACGACGGGACAGTGAAG CTGTGGGACATTCGTAAGAAGGGGGCGATCCACACGTTCCAGAACACCTATCAGGTGTTGGCTGTCACCTTCAATGACACCAGTGATCAGATCCTGTCAGGAGGCATCGACAACGATATCAAG GTGTGGGACCTGAGGCAGAACAAGCTGATCTACAATATGCACGGCCATGGTGACTCAGTAACTGGACTCGCGCTGAGCTCTGAGGGATCGTACCTTCTCTCCAACTCCATGGACAACACAG TGCGAATTTGGGATGTCCGACCATTTGCACCCAAGGAGAGATGTGTGAAGATCTTCCAAGGCAATGTTCACAACTTTGAGAAG AATTTGCTGAGGTGCTCCTGGTCTAGTGATGGCAGTAAGATCGCTGCAGGTTCAGCTGACAG ATTTGTGTATATTTGGGACACCACATCACGCAGAATCCTGTACAAGCTGCCGGGCCACGCTGGCTCCGTCAATGAAGTGGCCTTCCACCCGGAGGAGTCTATAG TGATGTCTGGCTCCAGCGATAAACGGCTCTACCTCGGTGAAATTCAGTAG